From Phycodurus eques isolate BA_2022a chromosome 1, UOR_Pequ_1.1, whole genome shotgun sequence, one genomic window encodes:
- the LOC133401335 gene encoding double-strand-break repair protein rad21-like protein 1 isoform X5, whose protein sequence is MLNCWTPLSNKWETLNKIWLSVHWKHKVTKAHVIDCNLDTAIEDIISSPQIIGLRISGSLLLGAAQIFSRKAKYLLTDCSHALDKLKLSFRPDAPEEKNDLSYEGLESTLKEMPLSEDFFFLPHSSDFNMPIECFSQHQSLPQEITMNEYSDMSQCHKVGHLDISLEILGQPQDSFGDEGAGLDRCLDFLINSSTHPDFTNISPVGIPNEMPENSSINNQDDIPSGCSSDVNRRDPTEEECLNQSSHEQPTFVLLPVPDTSSGNKRRRKRKLIVDQMTSLSDKVMRKQLSDDSDLLAAIMMAPPTRQLMCWKENGTAVKLLARPCSNVIPSEIEEAFPKDVIRVTYEDVAVMQQDDREVTTKVTWRSHSMNTYWTGVIQSFHQRTPCLSIRLTRRSTVSLCWVAKTLGSCKRSTNGHTGS, encoded by the exons ATGCTCAACTGTTGGACGCCCCTCTCGAACAAGTGGGAAACTCTCAACAAAATCTGGTTATCAGTGCACTGGAAGCATAAGGTCACCAAGGCCCATGTTATTGACTGCAATTTGGATACCGCAATAGAAGATATAATATCTTCTCCACAG ATTATTGGTCTGCGAATCTCTGGATCTCTGCTCCTTGGAGCTGCTCAGATCTTTTCCAGAAAAGCAAAATATCTCCTTACAGACTGCAGTCATGCCTTGGATAAGCTCAAACTGTCGTTCCGGCCAG ACGCTCCAGAGGAGAAAAATGATTTGTCTTATGAAGGCCTTGAGTCCACGTTAAAAGAAATGCCTTTGAgcgaagatttttttttcttgcctcaCTCAAG TGACTTCAACATGCCTATAGAATGCTTCTCGCAACACCAAAGTCTTCCACAGGAAATCACAATGAATGAATATTCAG ATATGTCCCAGTGCCACAAGGTTGGTCACCTGGATATCAGCTTGGAGATTCTGGGTCAACCACAGGACTCGTTTGGCGATGAGGGCGCTGGATTGGATAGATGTCTTG ACTTTCTGATAAACAGCAGCACTCATCCGGACTTCACTAACATCAGCCCAGTAGGAATTCCAAATGAGATGCCCGAAAACTCTTCAATCAACAACCAGGATG ATATTCCATCTGGTTGTTCTTCAGATGTAAACAGAAGAGATCCTACAGAGGAAGAGTGCCTGAATCAGTCCAGTCACGAGCAGCCAACTTTTGTCCTTCTGCCTGTGCCTGACACTT CAAGCGGGAATAAGAGAAGGAGAAAGCGAAAGTTGATCGTGGACCAAATGACAAGTCTGAGTGACAAAGTCATGCGGAAGCAGCTCAGCGACGACTCAGATCTGCTTGCCGCCATAATGATGGCTCCGCCCACTCGGCAGCTCATGTGCTGGAAAGAAAACGGAACTGCAGTCAAGCTGCTGGCACGGCCGTGCTCTAATGTTATCCCGTCAGAGATTGAGGAG GCTTTTCCAAAGGATGTTATCCGGGTGACGTATGAGGATGTGGCGGTCATGCAACAAGATGACCGTGAAG TGACAACCAAAGTGACTTGGAGATCGCACTC GATGAACACATATTGGACCGGAGTTATCCAGAGCTTCCATCAGAGGACTCCATGTTTGTCCATCCGTCTCACAAGGAGGAGCACAGTCAG TCTTTGCTGGGTAGCCAAAACTTTGGGGAGCTGCAAACGATCAACAAACGGGCACACAGGCTCCTGA